In the Topomyia yanbarensis strain Yona2022 chromosome 3, ASM3024719v1, whole genome shotgun sequence genome, one interval contains:
- the LOC131694106 gene encoding titin-like produces the protein MDTSAASGSLNIKQEPELDEFSDTVPPPVGVDGRIIRKMTVLDPLKLKLLNRQSHNRLLSGLLTEKAKAKPPAPTTASPAPNVSSSLTITPSATADNAAESNPPVVTSTAAVTTEIGGDTAGKPSVAPTSLFRRKKVVPVAIAKKIAQKEKKRPSAVAAAAAPPEVVSESVPETKEAGTIDPVVTDQDPSESVSVPVDQPTVAVKTNSRPAAFRRIKPKVSINIAQSRPKKSILKKSSSMEIAQSGTDPDKSFQERVPVVTIVLEDGDEEENPRIEEGRDENENEKQNSTARTNDEERIETLKDVEKEELVSNQEEDIAAKKSCEIPEHSPVKSEESTNSRKAVKISPEVWKLQMQRMQNNPYWIHNALARSPEKVISAPSQDKESVIVENSEFSKSVPPPVVAQESVNVNVPEVSGATDIIESIKPAERAAPNTTREIRRISRLPPNLAMKLMNCVSLTKQKKQDATIVEPKVEEVAPQPVSEPSQDQSAPTKVIRRISHLPPDLAKKLVSSVSLKQDANKKCDTNKEVEKESQNPVAVTDERTSVELAKPTQTKEIRRISRVPANVALKLLSIVASTKRAGATSTPSTPPEAEESATMTEKKDPVVHVADQSREEANRIPPIDAQKVDSSMVQQEESNREDAGKGGLEDITESKPVPSPAIATQSDGRGQQVESSTNPNRKVHILSQVILPTASYNLEELLAGKSTETIPPDKLTLPLPRPFRSYDNKPIVMPAPLIETTKKEVDVGGDIVGDESFADVSDSAVDVGDEQKPDVQRNDSEQSLRQVQNCFKPVTVQTSEKMSNLKDEYDRRKEIMSVTLDRIADKMPKLELSKQETVEKPQVVTKYNLNSTKTDTSRLQAAPVNVNPSEISQFPHQQPVQLPIVSRQPQLRPNMHQPQPQFLPVTYQVSAAYSNHPVTVYTRPYVNPQQMVINPVNFKQTLQHQQQQPIPHHRPVFPPTQFVLVRSSNPSGNTSSTPHSSQQHLLVPRTAVFHQQPASRNNQIIIPAPRFVISPGSRQPIPESKQHSSGSRQHQQQQPAPPPPRQQQQPPIQQPQPPRQQLQPNHPSVRYIVPTISPRGHAFQPVVRTSGPIQQQQPPARVIPKIVIDSSFVENDRPKLTGSNCSASTDTGHELKNFSPCSQLIKNKLRDKLRAKILKKESSDDKDHQTISSSPSTSMAQTKPAVPRYVIPATVRVMPQHIHQPPPRQRVIYHAEDFNQCPARTPRVPPPQKPPDLPLGFKQFVYGHGKKIYLTKISVTKPAHPTNQPIPTSTTSVPVPAQNNTNLPRYLKSPSKTHHLYEDIFHGFPQSTIRSEKREFQRFRDAMEQLERNMSPASDPMTTGTAATAESQGETTFIITEFDDAPGPSTVTRHEVKETFVQHESGMPPKISFRRKTFVVDDSDCEIRTDQLPRIEESLKGVTKGEQDQVKVEDSREECDAGGALGDVKDEDSSSGELDDKTDEDLAREILAIVQKEREMLKIISPMQEEIKKVKRRKKKRKRRKAKDCHKQLLNLLMKHVNHESLIADIVSAQRKQLPSVEIPEVEEESAEEIERNVDQKQEETDEEPPEEMEHIFKQQLEEEEQKPDTEKVAEKEVTSDSVISDIELDESETDIFEEILKPFRTKNPTSVDSHENQAQLPATEPEDPIQPSEQSIAEPVIEPQPDLPDISEPAVVSPIPVMVQDLPRTPICDISALSLTEEMPKPASIAPRAPKRKLKPTLVSRSKTKKMEPDAIKVVDENPLQPERSFSPVPACESSDSCSDREDSAPAYETFLAQEIVEPPKEKEITKSIVAEVVEKESGKDIRPFVRKIVDEWDSEGGMDDRSDQTLQSMTIDIPCRITREDIQLQKLHLTVSDEQIRPGSPLEIPSEASRTTISMEETAESEPAQPVSNLERRVSVWETELHRIPEQCIIQPQDDCFTPLQMLDGSVPISKTPPRTVTNAKTSDDVVTDILRDWDSPVKKQETPQLIARVLLDRIDTTKFENRESNEATSEAPDSASINSAVISQSDPVPVHGIQELANKQPKESLHDKISQTVEVQNQPSSRTRSRRSDVTDKPIAEVIENVPKKTKNCMPSSMKNCLKNTINDPPAQTPVEPQGSKRSRQKKSVVFDQSVENKPEQQEKPAGRVLRSRSKSIFSESKVSTVEESPQKQTIEPQSVENVKRTPKQQIPPQKIQRVATEPGSNEKLVVEAGGEAGAKKREQPEKQSTKPTPFISNRIPIPISSEDEDDAPLTQRRKVLRKKRSSTRRRTIQDLNANRRLFQSAHKSSSTADDPTEASQTDFIIKTEPEEIQEYPEQSMLYNSFGPPSNLQEQPPSGRILSIVTVQNNQVVHTEDFNTSTTTPDTVHFQRPPFETTDHQAATLPASSPQDHVFATPEPIKKRKRRSKQEMEADRLANLQIKNKKSRPVPTANISSKEVKCASCYLEIPTVEWDAHYAYHNGLTYRVDIDPELDLLDETTAAQIVTRFKKSNRLSTLKCDKCGVLKKSAVGLVSHRIICGLTAEEIQASKVTCEHCKRKMLAVSLSTHLVGHCPVLKRMKREQTPTEAIQSADEEPAVETAAVVNQRGRTKRKATTTAEKKIRYLSCGNQIVSVTKATVTEGCVAVWDGEFRKFKKASCVFKDCDFAGYEEAEMREHHLRCTSTCERFECKNCRYQANNVQQLMKHIKVRHGNDLVNPLDSSGTEAKISSESSEDDGTSGVDENEIPDIGGRMSDDESGSEKVKKKPKKRTSKGTPNSKTVGLPGRDLFNDESDVYREMVLDEVIELRSSKKEFHVTSREWTIAFRRQNYSCRMLFAELRPDLDVRLFSSDLIHKYIPKCAKSVRFTMRNTNLYNAPIQVNDYTDKWQRLDTFSGQVRGTDSMFYCGGPVIALDWLPINGRERNEHQFLAVACKTEFDEFHLANRSTPSKCLIQIWDVGYLHNKSLSYKAEHSIPELLYSIACDFGPIWSLKFCPSGCYNTTDADGDPYDRLGLLAATGSDGDVYIFSLSKNYAHLISNNYRILRINPVHRLTLSTMDTSDSQYEGHTAVKVAWTKAKNHAIIAAGYSNGTVAVWNLNSKTPLLKGVKEGCPVLFPVHRIFIPDSCITALDIHYTEDSRYLLVCNADRKIQVYDLKTGYLPVEVCSMNARSKVTAACWNIHFPVIALTFDDVYAIDRCALTLHQMREIGVRLCPLYTIAAEATDMSGNDWLSNHVIGTDGGDVLCHQPIAFVHHMAQKNTQQSKYILTSTMSIQITDEMTDTSYAMFENNFGLLFSDNDKNPAKMDLKSLQVKSYRRALLHEYPGIRVNQVRWNPNEKSHQYYAVGYQAGFVRVRGFRLK, from the exons ATGGATACGTCAGCAGCGAGTGGTTCGCTCAACATCAAACAGGAACCTGAGCTGGATGAATTTTCCGACACGGTACCACCGCCCGTTGGAGTGGATGGTCGGATCATTCGTAAAATGACGGTTCTGGATCCGTTGAAATTGAAACTGCTCAATCGACAAAGCCACAATCGGCTGCTGTCTGGGTTGCTTACAG AAAAAGCCAAAGCGAAGCCTCCTGCTCCTACCACAGCTTCGCCGGCTCCGAATGTGTCCAGTTCGCTTACAATCACACCGTCTGCAACGGCGGATAACGCCGCCGAGTCAAACCCTCCGGTTGTCACTTCGACCGCAGCCGTGACTACCGAAATTGGGGGAGATACTGCTGGTAAACCTAGCGTTGCGCCGACGAGTTTATTCCGGCGGAAAAAGGTGGTCCCCGTTGCGATAGCGAAGAAAATTGCTCAAAAGGAAAAGAAGCGTCCCAGTGCagttgcagcagcagcagcaccgcCAGAAGTAGTCAGTGAGTCTGTTCCGGAAACGAAAGAAGCGGGCACAATAGATCCGGTTGTTACGGACCAGGATCCCAGTGAATCGGTATCCGTCCCAGTTGATCAACCGACGGTTGCCGTGAAAACGAATTCGCGCCCGGCGGCCTTTCGCAGGATAAAACCGAAGGTTTCGATAAACATCGCTCAGAGTCGGCCGAAAAAATCTATTCTGAAGAAAAGTAGTTCGATGGAGATTGCTCAGAGCGGTACAGATCCGGACAAATCGTTCCAGGAGCGGGTACCAGTGGTGACTATCGTTCTGGAGGATGGCGATGAGGAAGAAAATCCTAGGATCGAAGAAGGTCGGGATGAAAATGAAAACGAGAAGCAAAATAGTACAGCTCGGACAAACGATGAAGAGCGAATAGAGACTTTGAAAGACGTTGAAAAGGAAGAACTAGTAAGTAATCAGGAAGAAGATATAGCGGCAAAAaaatcgtgcgaaattccggaACATAGCCCAGTGAAAAGCGAGGAAAGCACGAACAGTCGGAAAGCGGTAAAGATTTCACCCGAAGTGTGGAAGTTACAGATGCAACGAATGCAGAATAATCCCTATTGGATTCATAATGCGTTGGCGAGATCGCCGGAAAAGGTTATTTCAGCACCATCTCAGGACAAGGAATCTGTTATTGTTGAGAATTCCGAGTTCAGCAAGTCAGTACCACCACCAGTCGTTGCTCAGGAatctgttaatgttaatgttccTGAAGTAAGTGGTGCGACTGATATTATCGAGAGCATAAAGCCTGCTGAGCGGGCGGCCCCGAATACCACTAGAGAAATCCGTCGGATATCCAGGCTTCCTCCCAATTTGGCAATGAAATTAATGAACTGTGTTAGTTTGACGAAACAGAAAAAACAAGACGCTACGATAGTTGAACCGAAAGTGGAAGAGGTCGCGCCTCAACCTGTGTCGGAACCATCTCAAGATCAATCTGCACCGACTAAAGTCATCCGACGAATATCACATCTTCCACCAGATTTAGCTAAAAAGTTGGTGAGTAGTGTTAGTCTGAAACAAGACGCGAATAAAAAATGTGATACGAACAAAGAAGTTGAGAAGGAATCTCAAAACCCTGTGGCGGTGACCGATGAGCGAACGTCGGTGGAATTAGCGAAACCAACGCAAACGAAGGAAATTCGTCGAATATCTCGGGTACCAGCAAATGTAGCTCTAAAATTGCTTAGCATTGTAGCATCAACCAAGCGAGCAGGTGCTACTTCAACGCCATCGACACCGCCGGAAGCTGAAGAATCGGCCACTATGACTGAAAAAAAGGACCCAGTTGTGCATGTTGCCGATCAGTCACGTGAGGAAGCTAATCGAATACCTCCAATAGATGCGCAGAAAGTAGACAGTTCAATGGTGCAGCAGGAAGAAAGTAATCGGGAAGACGCAGGGAAGGGCGGCTTGGAAGATATTACTGAAAGCAAACCTGTACCATCGCCTGCCATTGCAACACAATCGGATGGCAGAGGGCAGCAGGTGGAATCTTCGACGAATCCAAACCGCAAAGTGCACATACTATCGCAAGTAATTCTTCCGACGGCATCCTACAACCTGGAGGAGCTGTTGGCGGGAAAATCGACAGAAACAATTCCGCCCGATAAATTGACGCTTCCCCTGCCGAGGCCATTTCGGTCATACGATAATAAACCGATTGTGATGCCCGCACCGTTAATCGAAACTACGAAGAAGGAGGTGGACGTGGGTGGTGATATTGTTGGTGATGAATCATTTGCGGATGTTTCGGATTCTGCGGTTGATGTTGGTGATGAACAGAAACCTGATGTTCAACGAAACGATTCTGAACAGTCGTTGCGACAGGTGCAAAATTGTTTTAAGCCCGTCACAGTGCAGACATCTGAAAAGATGTCTAACTTGAAAGATGAATATGACCGGAGAAAAGAAATAATGTCAGTCACATTAGATAGGATTGCTGATAAGATGCCAAAACTTGAATTATCCAAACAGGAAACGGTGGAAAAACCGCAAGTTGTtactaaatataatcttaattcgACCAAAACTGATACTTCTCGGTTGCAAGCAGCTCCAGTTAACGTAAATCCTTCGGAAATATCACAGTTTCCACATCAGCAACCAGTACAGCTTCCGATTGTATCACGCCAGCCTCAGCTACGACCAAATATGCATCAACCGCAGCCACAGTTTTTACCAGTAACATATCAGGTTTCCGCTGCTTACTCGAATCACCCGGTTACAGTCTATACGCGACCGTACGTTAATCCGCAACAAATGGTTATAAATCCGGTCAATTTTAAACAGACACTTCAACATCAGCAACAGCAGCCTATTCCACATCACCGTCCGGTATTTCCTCCTACACAGTTTGTACTGGTTCGCTCTTCAAACCCTTCCGGAAATACATCCTCCACGCCACATTCATCTCAGCAGCATCTCTTGGTTCCGCGAACAGCTGTCTTCCATCAGCAGCCTGCAAGTAGAAACAACCAGATCATCATTCCAGCACCCCGCTTTGTGATCTCTCCCGGTTCCAGGCAGCCCATCCCCGAATCTAAACAACACAGCTCCGGCTCAAGACAACATCAGCAACAACAACCAGCACCACCACCACCTcgtcaacaacaacaaccaccTATTCAACAACCACAACCACCTCGTCAACAACTACAACCGAACCATCCCTCAGTACGTTACATCGTGCCGACAATCTCTCCTCGAGGACATGCCTTTCAACCGGTTGTGCGAACATCGGGTCCTATTCAACAACAGCAACCGCCTGCACGAGTTATTCCTAAGATAGTTATCGACAGCAGTTTCGTAGAAAACGATCGTCCGAAACTAACAGGATCAAATTGTTCAGCGTCTACCGACACAGGACATGAGCTCAAAAACTTCTCACCCTGCTCGCAGCTGATTAAGAACAAACTTCGTGACAAACTGCGCgcaaaaatactcaaaaaagAAAGTTCCGACGACAAGGATCACCAAACGATTTCATCTTCGCCTAGTACCTCAATGGCGCAAACAAAACCCGCTGTCCCGCGATACGTAATACCGGCAACAGTTCGTGTCATGCCACAACATATACATCAGCCACCGCCGCGACAACGTGTCATCTACCACGCAGAAGATTTCAATCAATGCCCGGCAAGGACACCTCGCGTTCCACCGCCACAGAAACCACCCGACCTTCCGCTCGGCTTCAAACAATTCGTTTACGGGCATGGCAAAAAAATTTACCTTACCAAAATCAGCGTTACGAAACCGGCGCATCCAACCAACCAACCGATACCAACATCAACAACATCCGTCCCCGTTCCAGCGCAGAACAACACCAATCTTCCGCGGTATCTGAAAAGCCCGTCGAAAACTCACCATCTGTACGAAGACATCTTCCACGGATTCCCGCAGTCAACGATCCGAAGTGAGAAACGAGAGTTTCAACGTTTCCGGGATGCGATGGAACAGCTGGAGCGAAACATGAGTCCGGCCAGTGATCCGATGACGACAGGAACGGCGGCTACAGCTGAATCCCAAGGAGAGACGACCTTCATCATTACCGAGTTTGACGATGCTCCGGGCCCTTCGACGGTTACTCGTCATGAAGTGAAGGAAACTTTCGTTCAGCATGAGAGCGGGATGCCACCGAAAATCAGCTTCCGGCGTAAGACCTTTGTGGTGGACGATTCCGACTGTGAAATCCGAACGGATCAGCTACCACGGATTGAGGAAAGTTTGAAAGGGGTGACTAAGGGCGAGCAGGATCAGGTTAAAGTTGAGGATTCGCGGGAAGAGTGTGACGCTGGTGGAGCGCTGGGGGATGTAAAGGATGAAGATTCTTCCAGCGGCGAGTTGGACGACAAGACGGATGAAGATCTGGCGCGGGAGATTCTAGCGATTGTGCAGAAGGAACGGGAAATGCTGAAAATAATTTCGCCGATGCAAGAGGAGATAAAAAAGGTGAAGCgtagaaagaaaaaaaggaagcGTCGAAAGGCGAAGGATTGCCACAAACAGTTGCTAAATTTGCTGATGAAACACGTGAATCACGAATCACTGATTGCGGATATTGTGTCGGCACAGAGGAAGCAGCTGCCGTCCGTTGAAATTCCGGAAGTTGAAGAGGAATCAGCTGAGGAGATTGAACGCAATGTTGATCAGAAGCAGGAGGAGACCGATGAGGAGCCACCGGAGGAGATGGAACACATTTTTAAACAGCAGCTTGAGGAAGAGGAGCAGAAGCCGGACACGGAAAAAGTTGCTGAAAAGGAAGTTACAAGTGACTCTGTGATATCTGATATCGAGCTAGATGAATCTGAAACTGACATTTTCGAGGaaattttaaaaccatttcgtACGAAAAATCCCACATCTGTAGATTCTCATGAGAATCAAGCACAATTACCAGCAACTGAGCCAGAAGATCCAATTCAGCCATCTGAGCAATCTATTGCCGAGCCGGTTATAGAACCTCAACCGGACCTACCCGATATTTCGGAACCTGCTGTTGTCAGCCCTATCCCAGTGATGGTCCAGGACCTACCAAGGACGCCAATCTGTGATATAAGTGCCTTGTCCTTAACAGAAGAAATGCCAAAACCGGCATCGATTGCTCCAAGAGCACCGAAACGTAAACTTAAACCTACACTTGTTTCTCGttcgaaaacaaaaaagatgGAACCAGATGCGATAAAGGTGGTAGATGAAAATCCTCTACAACCCGAACGATCATTTTCACCTGTTCCAGCTTGTGAATCTAGTGATTCATGTTCCGATCGAGAAGATTCAGCTCCCGCATACGAAACTTTTCTGGCACAGGAAATTGTGGAGCCGCCGAAGGAAAAAGAAATTACGAAATCTATTGTTGCGGAAGTCGTCGAAAAAGAATCAGGGAAAGACATTAGaccattcgttcgaaaaatcgTCGATGAATGGGATTCCGAAGGAGGAATGGATGATAGATCTGATCAAACACTGCAGTCTATGACAATCGACATTCCGTGTCGTATTACAAGGGAAGATATTCAGTTGCAGAAATTACATTTGACGGTTTCAGACGAGCAGATTCGTCCTGGTTCTCCCTTAGAAATACCATCGGAGGCTTCAAGGACAACTATTTCGATGGAAGAAACAGCTGAGAGTGAGCCAGCCCAACCGGTTTCGAATCTTGAACGGCGTGTTTCGGTGTGGGAAACAGAGTTGCATAGGATACCTGAGCAATGCATCATTCAACCTCAGGACGATTGTTTTACACCATTGCAAATGCTTGATGGATCTGTTCCGATATCAAAGACGCCTCCTCGAACGGTGACAAATGCCAAAACCTCGGATGACGTTGTTACAGATATTCTAAGAGACTGGGATTCACCTGTGAAGAAACAAGAAACCCCACAGCTCATAGCTCGAGTGCTGCTGGACAGAATCGATACCACAAAGTTCGAGAATCGCGAGAGTAACGAAGCAACGTCGGAAGCGCCGGATTCTGCTTCCATCAACTCCGCGGTAATCTCGCAATCGGATCCAGTTCCTGTGCATGGAATTCAAGAACTGGCTAATAAACAACCAAAAGAATCTTTACATGACAAAATTTCACAGACGGTTGAAGTACAGAATCAACCATCCAGTCGAACCCGTAGTCGTCGATCGGATGTAACTGACAAACCTATCGCTGAAGTGATTGAAAATGTGCCCAAAAAGACAAAGAATTGCATGCCATCCTCAATGAAGAATTGTCTTAAAAACACTATTAATGATCCACCAGCTCAGACACCTGTTGAACCGCAGGGATCAAAGCGAAGCCGTCAAAAAAAGTCAGTGGTCTTCGACCAGTCGGTGGAAAATAAGCCCGAACAACAAGAGAAACCTGCTGGCAGGGTTCTACGCAGCCGTTCAAAATCTATTTTCTCGGAATCGAAAGTTTCTACAGTCGAAGAGTCACCTCAAAAACAAACGATAGAACCCCAATCAGTTGAAAACGTAAAGCGAACACCTAAACAGCAAATACCGCCGCAAAAAATTCAACGCGTCGCAACGGAGCCCGGAAGTAACGAAAAGTTGGTGGTGGAAGCAGGGGGAGAAGCAGGCGCCAAAAAACGAGAACAACCAGAAAAGCAATCAACCAAACCTACCCCGTTCATTTCCAATCGCATTCCAATTCCGATCTCCTCGGAAGACGAAGACGATGCCCCGTTAACCCAACGCCGGAAAGTGCTTCGCAAGAAGCGATCCAGCACACGCAGGAGAACCATTCAAGATCTCAATGCCAACCGACGTCTGTTTCAAAGTGCTCATAAGTCTTCCTCAACTGCAGATGACCCGACCGAAGCGTCCCAAACGGACTTTATCATCAAAACCGAACCCGAGGAAATTCAGGAATACCCGGAACAATCCATGCTGTACAATTCATTTGGTCCTCCATCCAATCTCCAAGAGCAACCACCATCGGGACGGATACTTTCAATCGTTACCGTCCAGAACAACCAGGTGGTCCACACTGAAGATTTCAACACATCGACGACCACCCCAGACACCGTCCATTTTCAACGACCTCCGTTTGAAACCACGGATCATCAAGCTGCTACATTACCCGCCTCGTCACCACAAGATCACGTTTTCGCCACTCCGGAACCGATCAAAAAACGCAAACGACGCTCCAAACAAGAGATGGAAGCAGACCGCCTCGCAAACCTTcaaataaagaataaaaaatCACGCCCAGTCCCAACAGCGAATATTTCCTCAAAGGAGGTCAAGTGCGCCAGCTGCTACCTGGAGATCCCGACCGTCGAGTGGGACGCCCACTATGCTTACCACAATGGTCTAACCTACCGGGTCGATATCGATCCGGAGCTGGATTTGCTAGACGAGACCACCGCTGCACAGATCGTTACCCGCTTCAAGAAGAGCAACCGGCTGTCGACGCTCAAGTGCGACAAGTGTGGCGTGTTGAAGAAATCGGCCGTCGGTTTGGTCTCTCATCGTATAATCTGTGGCCTTACTGCAGAGGAGATCCAGGCAAGCAAGGTGACGTGTGAGCACTGTAAGCGAAAAATGCTTGCCGTCAGTCTTTCGACCCATTTGGTGGGTCACTGTCCGGTGCTGAAGCGGATGAAACGAGAGCAGACACCGACGGAGGCGATACAGAGCGCAGATGAGGAACCGGCCGTTGAAACAGCTGCTGTGGTGAATCAACGGGGGCGGACTAAGCGAAAAGCTACGACTAC AGCCGAAAAGAAGATTCGATACCTCAGTTGCGGTAATCAAATTGTATCGGTCACCAAAGCCACCGTTACCGAGGGTTGCGTCGCAGTCTGGGACGGTGAGTTTCGGAAATTCAAAAAGGCTTCGTGCGTTTTCAAGGATTGCGATTTCGCCGGGTACGAAGAAGCGGAGATGCGCGAGCATCATCTTCGGTGTACATCGACCTGTGAACGGTTCGAGTGCAAGAACTGCCGGTATCAGGCGAACAATGTTCAACAATTGATGAAGCACATCAAAGTGAGACACGGGAATGATCTGGTGAATCCACTGGATAGTAGCGGAACGGAAGCAAAAATTAGTTCTGAATCTTCGGAAGATGACGGAACTTCGGGGGTTGACGAAAATGAAATCCCGGACATTGGAGGAAGGATGTCAGACGATGAGAGTGGAagcgaaaaagtgaaaaagaaaCCTAAGAAACGGACGTCCAAAGGAACCCCTAACTCGAAAACTGTAGGGCTGCCTGGGAGAGATTTGTTCAACGATGAAAGTGATGTTTACAGAGAAA TGGTCTTGGACGAAGTGATTGAGCTACGTTCATCGAAGAAAGAGTTCCATGTGACGTCACGCGAATGGACAATTGCATTCCGTCGGCAGAACTACTCCTGCCGGATGCTATTTGCCGAGTTGCGACCTGACTTGGATGTTCGGTTGTTTTCTTCGGACTTGATTCACAAATACATTCCAAAATGTGCCAAATCTGTACGGTTCACCATGCGTAACACAAACTTGTACAACGCTCCTATTCAAGTCAATGATTACACGGACAAGTGGCAGCGGTTGGATACGTTCAGCGGACAGGTCCGTGGGACAGATTCGATGTTTTATTGTGGAGGACCGGTGATAGCGTTGGATTGGTTACCCATTAATGGACGAGAACGCAACGAACACCAATTTCTGGCAGTGGCTTGTAAGACTGAATTCGACGAATTCCACTTGGCCAATCGTAGCACACCGAGTAAATGCCTGATACAAATCTGGGATGTTGGGTATTTACATAATAAAAG TTTGTCATATAAAGCGGAGCATTCCATTCCAGAGCTGCTGTACTCGATAGCGTGCGATTTTGGTCCAATTTGGTCCCTAAAATTTTGCCCCAGTGGTTGTTACAACACAACAGACGCGGACGGTGATCCGTACGATCGACTTGGACTCCTCGCAGCCACTGGTTCCGACGGTGACGTGTACATTTTTTCATTGAGCAAAAATTACGCGCATCTAATTTCGAACAACTATCGAATACTTCGCATAAATCCAGTTCACCGTTTAACTCTCTCGACTATGGATACTTCCGATTCCCAGTATGAAGGTCACACTGCAGTGAAAGTAGCGTGGACCAAAGCTAAAAACCATGCGATAATTGCTGCCGGATACTCCAACGGAACCGTGGCGGTGTGGAATCTGAATTCAAAAACACCCCTACTTAAGGGTGTAAAGGAAGGATGTCCCGTATTGTTCCCTGTTCACCGAATATTCATTCCGGACTCCTGTATCACTGCTCTGGATATTCACTACACAGAAGACAGTCGATACCTGTTGGTGTGCAATGCGGATCGGAAAATACAAGTGTACGATCTTAAAACCGGTTACCTTCCGGTGGAGGTTTGCAGTATGAACGCCCGTAGTAAGGTTACGGCGGCCTGCTGGAATATCCACTTTCCAGTCATTGCACTCACATTCGATGATGTCTATGCGATCGACCGGTGTGCGCTGACGTTGCATCAGATGCGTGAAATAGGCGTCCGATTGTGTCCGCTGTACACTATCGCGGCCGAAGCTACCGACATGAGTGGTAACGATTGGCTCTCGAATCATGTGATCGGAACGGACGGGGGTGATGTATTGTGTCATCAACCGATTGCCTTTGTGCACCATATGGCACAGAAGAATACTCAGCAGAGTAAATAT ATCCTCACCTCTACGATGTCCATTCAGATTACCGATGAGATGACGGACACTTCGTATGCGATGTTTGAAAACAACTTCGGGCTGCTTTTCTCCGATAATGACAAG AACCCTGCAAAAATGGATCTCAAATCACTACAGGTAAAATCGTACCGCCGTGCGTTGCTCCACGAGTATCCGGGCATCCGGGTGAACCAGGTTCGGTGGAATCCTAACGAGAAATCCCATCAGTACTACGCGGTTGGTTATCAGGCGGGCTTTGTACGAGTTCGAGGCTTTCGActaaaatga